A section of the Elizabethkingia anophelis R26 genome encodes:
- a CDS encoding VOC family protein — protein MAQINVYLNFEGNCLEAFEFYKSVFGGEFPYIGKFSDMPPSEEYPVSEADKNKIMHISLPISQETVLMGSDVIGGNCAGGKFVKGNNIQLSVNAGSREEAEKLFNGLSAGGEVTMPLQDTFWGAYFGMWTDKFGISWMVNYDDPSKQQQHP, from the coding sequence ATGGCACAAATTAACGTTTATCTTAATTTTGAAGGAAATTGTCTGGAGGCCTTTGAGTTCTATAAATCTGTTTTTGGTGGTGAATTTCCTTATATAGGAAAATTCTCGGATATGCCACCAAGTGAGGAATATCCCGTTAGCGAAGCAGATAAAAATAAAATAATGCATATTTCCCTTCCTATTTCGCAGGAAACTGTCTTAATGGGCTCGGATGTAATTGGAGGAAATTGCGCCGGAGGAAAATTTGTAAAAGGCAATAATATCCAACTTTCTGTAAATGCAGGTTCCAGAGAAGAAGCTGAAAAGCTGTTTAATGGACTTTCTGCCGGCGGAGAAGTAACAATGCCTTTACAAGATACTTTTTGGGGTGCCTACTTTGGGATGTGGACCGACAAGTTCGGAATTTCATGGATGGTTAATTATGACGATCCTTCGAAACAGCAGCAACATCCTTAA